One stretch of Nitratiruptor tergarcus DSM 16512 DNA includes these proteins:
- a CDS encoding Mrp/NBP35 family ATP-binding protein — protein sequence MLNEAKVKEVLGTVAYPGFTKDIVTFGFVKAVEVSGDRVFVELDITSSAPEVAQQLRDEITKKLQLEGAKEVVVNIHQPKMPRETSSRGKNLAPQVKNFVMISSGKGGVGKSTTTVNLAIATAMQGKKVGILDADIYGPNIPRMMGILGAQPEVVGNKVKPIETKYGVEVMSMGVLMEEGQSLIWRGAMIMKAVEQFLRDILWSDLDVLFIDMPPGTGDAQLTLAQSVPVTAGVTVTTPQMVSLDDSRRSLDMFKKLHIPIAGIVENMSGFICPNCSTESDIFGKGTSHDVALEYGTSVLGEIPIEPAIREGGDEGKPVVFYHPESETAKRYHQAANRLWHFIEKVNEEGGASNEMIQPTTPPGVSACSTGGNTQSGGHQDGGCGCNH from the coding sequence ATGCTAAATGAAGCAAAAGTAAAAGAGGTTTTAGGCACTGTTGCATATCCTGGTTTTACCAAAGATATCGTGACATTTGGTTTTGTTAAAGCTGTAGAAGTAAGTGGAGACAGAGTTTTTGTGGAGCTCGATATCACTTCAAGTGCTCCGGAAGTAGCACAGCAACTGCGTGATGAAATCACAAAAAAGCTGCAGCTTGAAGGGGCAAAAGAGGTTGTTGTCAATATTCATCAGCCAAAAATGCCAAGAGAGACATCAAGTAGAGGAAAAAATCTCGCTCCTCAAGTGAAAAATTTTGTGATGATAAGTAGTGGTAAAGGGGGAGTTGGTAAATCGACTACTACAGTCAACCTCGCAATCGCAACTGCAATGCAAGGCAAAAAAGTAGGAATCCTTGATGCAGATATTTATGGCCCAAATATCCCTCGTATGATGGGAATTCTCGGAGCACAGCCAGAAGTTGTTGGCAATAAAGTTAAGCCTATTGAGACAAAATATGGTGTAGAAGTGATGAGTATGGGTGTACTTATGGAAGAAGGGCAGTCACTCATTTGGCGCGGTGCAATGATTATGAAGGCGGTTGAGCAGTTTTTAAGAGATATTTTATGGAGTGATTTGGATGTGCTCTTTATCGATATGCCTCCAGGAACTGGTGATGCACAGCTGACTCTAGCACAGAGTGTACCAGTGACTGCTGGAGTAACAGTTACAACACCACAGATGGTGAGTCTTGATGATAGTAGACGAAGTCTTGATATGTTCAAAAAACTCCATATTCCAATTGCTGGTATTGTAGAAAACATGAGTGGTTTTATCTGTCCAAATTGTAGCACTGAGAGTGATATTTTTGGCAAAGGTACATCACATGATGTAGCTCTTGAGTATGGAACAAGTGTACTCGGGGAGATTCCAATTGAGCCAGCAATTAGGGAAGGGGGTGATGAAGGAAAACCGGTAGTTTTCTATCATCCTGAGAGTGAGACTGCAAAGCGCTATCATCAAGCTGCAAACAGACTCTGGCACTTTATCGAAAAAGTGAATGAAGAGGGAGGGGCGAGCAACGAGATGATCCAACCAACAACACCTCCAGGTGTGAGTGCATGCTCTACTGGTGGCAATACACAAAGTGGCGGCCATCAAGATGGTGGATGCGGATGTAATCACTAA
- the fliG gene encoding flagellar motor switch protein FliG: MAADDKKSVNGLQKAAILISSLPEEVTVHIFKRLKEHEIEKLIKTILSLETPSKEVLKSVLEEAYEHLKNISPVKIAPDHLKKILQEALPPELLEKLLSETFDEQEGKAIFKELEKLDAKMVANLIKDEHPQVIALILSQLKPSKAAEILQYIPKRVGVTNVQEEVIKRIASIEKISSQTLKVVANTLEEELLTIGAGNEETLSGIDVAAEIVNALPKDLQVELLEDVRKEDELLADNIEERMFKFEDIIKLDNKAIIEILKNIDKNDLMLALKGAPEDILNKFLSNMSKRAAEMFLEDMEVLGPVKKSDVEKAQKKVIEEIKNLINKGVIEFGAGEEYV, translated from the coding sequence TTGGCGGCTGATGACAAAAAAAGTGTAAACGGATTACAAAAAGCTGCAATACTTATTTCATCATTACCAGAAGAGGTGACGGTACATATTTTCAAAAGGCTTAAAGAGCATGAGATTGAAAAACTCATTAAAACTATATTATCTTTGGAAACCCCCTCTAAAGAGGTGCTCAAATCTGTTCTTGAAGAGGCATACGAGCATCTAAAAAATATATCGCCTGTTAAAATTGCTCCAGATCATCTCAAAAAAATCTTACAAGAGGCGTTGCCTCCTGAGCTTTTAGAAAAACTCCTCAGCGAAACATTTGATGAGCAAGAGGGAAAAGCGATATTTAAAGAGTTGGAAAAACTTGATGCCAAAATGGTTGCGAACCTTATCAAAGATGAGCATCCTCAAGTAATTGCACTGATATTATCACAGCTTAAACCCTCCAAAGCTGCGGAGATTTTGCAATATATTCCTAAGCGCGTTGGTGTGACTAATGTACAAGAAGAGGTTATTAAACGTATCGCTTCTATAGAAAAAATCTCTTCACAAACTCTCAAAGTTGTAGCTAACACTCTTGAAGAGGAGCTTCTCACAATTGGTGCTGGCAATGAAGAGACTCTTAGTGGTATTGATGTTGCAGCAGAAATTGTGAATGCATTGCCAAAAGATCTCCAAGTAGAACTCCTTGAAGATGTACGTAAAGAGGATGAACTTTTAGCTGATAATATCGAAGAGAGAATGTTTAAATTTGAAGATATTATCAAACTTGACAACAAAGCTATTATTGAGATACTCAAAAACATTGATAAAAACGATCTCATGCTCGCACTCAAGGGTGCACCAGAGGATATACTCAATAAATTTCTTTCTAATATGTCAAAAAGAGCTGCAGAGATGTTCCTGGAGGATATGGAAGTATTGGGTCCAGTGAAAAAGAGTGATGTAGAAAAAGCGCAGAAGAAAGTTATTGAAGAGATCAAAAATCTCATCAATAAAGGTGTTATTGAATTTGGCGCCGGTGAAGAGTATGTATGA
- the fliM gene encoding flagellar motor switch protein FliM translates to MSEQEFLSQEEIDALLGGDDAGATEEPQEQSDIRPFDFSELESIKKGGLPGLELIYERWAKSFRDDIRKLLPKINMVSKESIYITRFNTFMFKIPMPSSYTTFTMKPLKETALLVVDSRLVFTIISVMFGGPAKPFKVEGREFTKLETYVIKDFIDLALKKLQETFSLVYNIEVEKRSTELNPALAKITSGNEKVIIAECLVDIDGYEAPIYFCYPQGMFLPIKDVIYSEFSGEVDTAWKEKLNELLLQTDVEVTLELAKKEYFLREIIGWEVGTELMLDVSKEDLVKLRIADKEKFVCRLGKVGDRYAALLKEEVSKEEENE, encoded by the coding sequence ATGTCTGAACAAGAATTTCTCTCCCAAGAGGAGATTGATGCGCTACTTGGCGGTGATGATGCTGGTGCAACAGAAGAGCCGCAAGAGCAATCAGATATCCGACCTTTTGATTTTAGTGAACTTGAAAGTATTAAAAAAGGTGGACTTCCTGGCTTAGAACTCATTTATGAGCGATGGGCTAAGAGTTTTCGTGATGATATTCGTAAACTTCTTCCAAAAATAAATATGGTCTCCAAAGAGAGCATATACATTACACGCTTCAATACATTTATGTTTAAAATTCCAATGCCCTCAAGTTATACAACCTTTACGATGAAACCTTTGAAAGAGACAGCTCTTTTAGTTGTGGATTCAAGACTTGTTTTTACAATAATCAGTGTGATGTTTGGAGGACCTGCTAAACCTTTTAAAGTAGAAGGAAGAGAGTTTACAAAACTTGAGACCTATGTGATTAAAGATTTTATAGATTTGGCTCTTAAAAAACTGCAAGAAACATTTTCTTTAGTATATAATATTGAAGTAGAGAAGAGATCGACTGAGCTCAATCCTGCTCTTGCAAAAATAACTTCAGGAAATGAGAAGGTTATTATTGCAGAGTGTCTTGTTGATATTGATGGGTATGAGGCTCCTATATATTTTTGCTATCCGCAAGGAATGTTCTTGCCTATTAAAGATGTGATATATAGCGAATTCTCAGGAGAGGTAGATACTGCGTGGAAAGAGAAGCTCAATGAGCTTTTATTGCAAACAGATGTAGAGGTAACGTTGGAGCTAGCAAAAAAAGAGTATTTTTTGCGAGAAATCATAGGTTGGGAAGTAGGTACTGAGTTGATGTTAGATGTAAGTAAAGAGGATCTAGTAAAGCTCCGCATTGCAGATAAAGAGAAATTTGTATGTAGACTGGGTAAAGTTGGAGATCGTTATGCAGCACTTCTAAAAGAGGAAGTAAGTAAGGAAGAAGAGAATGAGTGA
- the fliN gene encoding flagellar motor switch protein FliN — MSEENKELSPDELMAQQFADMGDEQIEEPEAQESTQEENADEKSEELSPDELMAQQFAQMSYNDEENTKPLDEFGEYEKSVDSKLSLLLDIPLEITVEIGSTQMPLEDVLKLNPNSVIELDRYVNEPIDLKVNGRVIAKGELYTVKNNFGIKITHIIKPEDRLKILER, encoded by the coding sequence ATGAGTGAAGAGAATAAAGAACTGAGTCCAGATGAGCTCATGGCACAACAGTTTGCAGATATGGGTGATGAACAGATAGAGGAACCGGAAGCCCAAGAGAGCACACAAGAAGAGAATGCTGATGAAAAGAGTGAAGAGTTAAGTCCAGACGAGCTTATGGCACAGCAGTTTGCTCAAATGAGTTATAATGATGAAGAGAATACAAAACCATTAGATGAGTTTGGTGAGTATGAAAAGAGTGTTGATTCGAAGCTCTCACTTTTACTGGATATTCCACTTGAAATTACTGTGGAGATTGGATCAACGCAGATGCCTTTAGAGGATGTGCTCAAACTCAATCCAAACAGTGTTATAGAGCTTGATAGGTATGTCAATGAGCCAATAGATCTCAAAGTAAATGGAAGAGTCATTGCAAAAGGAGAGCTCTATACAGTAAAAAATAACTTTGGTATCAAAATAACCCACATTATAAAACCAGAAGATAGACTAAAGATTTTAGAGAGGTAA
- a CDS encoding methyl-accepting chemotaxis protein has product MTYKNIYNKRGIEPKNSESPFALDELFFSITDPKGIILTGNDVFQEVSKFDRDELIGKPHNIIRHPDMPRAIFKAVWDTIKAGKPFVGYVKNMAKDGSYYWVLAAIYPVVNEEGEIEKYISIRLKPSSKIFDLIPNLYKEILEVELKNDMESAHAFLMEKLHALGFETYEDFSKRAFFEEIESREKLLDNQNNVSCQTDLTQVNNKNIGFIDLLCNLQTIFFRLNRYFNEIFGKVNLFLNLNEELNKKSKFIYELAEDIRLLSLNASIESYKIKKDGVSFSTLSHEMRKNAELSERKILQLSKIIENTKKDIEDIGFNILSSKLIIEMITFFIKEMIQNLSQASLSHEKQQEVINNINELFELLRIYAKHLAINVDKSKSQLRSMYYNIQELNVLINRLDFIHINGLIESAHTKEEGGGFTIIFSQMLKLIEAAKSEIINLETSIYSASEENQNVNLITQIAQRKIMKLQKEYGAVLSSYI; this is encoded by the coding sequence ATGACATATAAAAATATTTATAATAAAAGAGGGATTGAGCCCAAAAATAGCGAATCCCCTTTTGCCCTTGATGAGCTATTCTTTTCAATTACTGATCCAAAAGGTATAATCCTTACAGGAAACGATGTTTTTCAAGAAGTTTCAAAGTTTGATAGAGATGAACTCATTGGTAAACCACACAATATCATACGTCATCCAGATATGCCACGAGCTATCTTTAAAGCTGTGTGGGATACTATCAAAGCAGGAAAACCTTTTGTAGGGTACGTAAAAAATATGGCAAAAGATGGCAGCTACTACTGGGTCTTAGCTGCAATTTATCCTGTTGTAAATGAGGAAGGAGAAATAGAGAAATATATCTCCATTCGTCTTAAGCCCTCTTCCAAGATATTTGATCTTATCCCCAATCTTTACAAAGAGATTTTAGAAGTTGAACTCAAAAACGATATGGAGAGTGCACACGCCTTTTTAATGGAAAAACTCCATGCACTTGGTTTTGAAACATATGAAGATTTTTCAAAAAGAGCATTTTTTGAAGAGATTGAAAGTAGAGAGAAACTTCTTGATAATCAAAATAACGTCTCTTGTCAAACAGATTTAACACAAGTTAATAATAAAAATATTGGATTTATTGATTTACTATGTAATCTCCAAACAATCTTTTTCCGTCTCAACCGCTACTTTAATGAGATTTTTGGAAAAGTAAATCTTTTTTTAAATCTCAATGAGGAACTCAACAAAAAAAGTAAGTTTATTTATGAACTGGCAGAAGATATCCGTCTACTCTCACTCAATGCTTCAATAGAGAGCTATAAAATAAAAAAGGATGGAGTCTCTTTCTCTACACTCTCACATGAGATGCGAAAAAATGCTGAACTAAGCGAACGTAAGATTTTGCAACTTAGTAAAATCATAGAAAATACAAAAAAAGATATCGAAGATATAGGCTTTAATATTCTCTCCTCTAAACTCATTATTGAGATGATTACCTTCTTTATCAAAGAGATGATCCAAAACCTCTCACAAGCCTCACTCAGCCATGAAAAACAGCAAGAAGTTATCAATAACATTAACGAACTCTTTGAGCTTTTGCGAATATATGCAAAACACTTAGCAATAAATGTGGATAAATCTAAAAGTCAACTGCGTTCAATGTATTACAACATTCAAGAGCTCAATGTCCTCATCAATAGGCTCGACTTTATCCACATCAATGGTCTTATTGAATCTGCTCATACTAAAGAGGAAGGCGGAGGATTTACAATTATATTTTCACAAATGCTCAAACTCATAGAGGCAGCTAAAAGCGAAATAATAAATTTGGAAACAAGTATTTATAGCGCTTCAGAAGAGAATCAAAACGTCAATCTTATTACGCAAATTGCTCAAAGAAAGATAATGAAGTTACAAAAGGAGTATGGTGCAGTTTTAAGCTCTTATATCTAG
- a CDS encoding chemotaxis response regulator CheY: MALPDKNIRILVVDDAPMIRRILKNLLKEMGFSNIDEAEDGMVALQKLRSQKYDFVITDWNMPNLTGIELVQEIRKDPNLKSLPIMMVTAEAKKENIILALKSGVNNYIVKPFTPENVKAKIEAIFSAKKK; this comes from the coding sequence ATGGCATTACCAGATAAAAACATAAGAATTTTAGTAGTAGATGATGCACCTATGATTCGCAGAATTCTCAAAAACCTTCTCAAAGAGATGGGATTTAGCAATATTGATGAAGCAGAAGATGGTATGGTAGCACTCCAAAAACTTCGTAGCCAAAAATACGATTTTGTTATTACTGATTGGAATATGCCAAATCTTACAGGCATTGAGCTTGTTCAAGAGATTAGAAAAGATCCCAATCTCAAATCTTTACCGATAATGATGGTTACAGCAGAAGCAAAAAAAGAAAATATCATACTAGCCCTTAAAAGCGGAGTCAATAACTATATCGTCAAACCTTTCACTCCAGAAAATGTCAAAGCTAAAATCGAGGCAATCTTTTCGGCCAAAAAAAAGTAA
- a CDS encoding chemotaxis protein, whose amino-acid sequence MRKKEYLPKILETGANELEVIDFRMFEELEDGNVYEWVLGVNVAKVKEVIQRPTNIFRSPGMPPEVEGLAKIREDVIPIVNLEKWMKIKAPADKESKYAIVMEFLREIIGILVHEAKRIRRIKWTDIKKPPASVDEKLGGKVVGVIEIEDNQLLLLLDFEGILDELGMIKVFNVEDKDEYGKSDTSYNILILDDSPVARKIIRKILTQDGHNVYEVESGIDGLKYLESLKEEAQKEGKDITDKIQLIISDIEMPGMDGLTFTKRVKEDPVLSKIPVVINTSLSDKATVDKTRFVNADAHLVKFDTKDLLHIVHEYAIKK is encoded by the coding sequence ATGAGAAAAAAAGAGTATCTACCTAAAATTTTGGAGACGGGAGCAAATGAACTTGAAGTTATAGATTTTCGCATGTTTGAAGAACTCGAAGATGGGAATGTTTATGAGTGGGTTTTAGGTGTCAACGTCGCCAAAGTCAAAGAGGTAATCCAGCGCCCCACCAATATATTTCGCTCTCCCGGTATGCCGCCTGAAGTAGAAGGACTAGCAAAAATCCGTGAAGATGTCATACCAATCGTAAATCTGGAAAAGTGGATGAAAATAAAAGCTCCTGCTGACAAAGAGAGCAAATATGCTATAGTTATGGAGTTTTTACGTGAGATTATAGGTATTTTAGTGCATGAAGCTAAAAGAATTCGCCGCATCAAGTGGACAGATATTAAAAAACCCCCAGCTAGCGTAGATGAAAAACTGGGAGGAAAAGTTGTAGGGGTAATAGAAATAGAAGATAACCAACTCCTTCTTTTATTAGATTTTGAAGGAATTTTGGATGAACTTGGCATGATAAAAGTTTTCAATGTAGAAGATAAAGATGAGTATGGAAAGAGTGATACATCTTACAATATACTGATTCTCGATGACAGTCCAGTTGCAAGAAAAATTATTCGTAAAATTCTTACACAAGATGGACATAATGTTTATGAAGTTGAAAGCGGAATTGATGGCCTCAAATACCTTGAATCACTTAAAGAGGAAGCTCAAAAAGAGGGAAAAGATATTACAGACAAAATACAACTCATAATTAGTGATATTGAGATGCCAGGAATGGATGGGCTGACATTTACAAAAAGAGTAAAAGAAGATCCAGTATTGTCAAAAATTCCTGTAGTTATCAATACATCACTATCTGATAAAGCAACAGTTGATAAAACAAGATTTGTCAATGCAGATGCACATCTTGTAAAATTTGATACAAAAGATCTTTTACATATAGTTCATGAATATGCAATAAAAAAATAG
- a CDS encoding chemotaxis protein CheA yields MHIQITEDMQEILDEFIQEAEEILENLDQELIELENDPTNKELLNQIFRGMHTLKGGAGFLGLESIINLAHIIESIFDKLRNDELQLNSDMMDTILEGIDIIKNSIETLKTQNEIPDTQDIQGILDKLNDLLEGKEITSTQEEPVEDAAPQAQEDITQSHDEDQEVPVAQIDKEIEIVFHEDVDPDIQKLILQYPDKSMIEILDELILLPPEERDMDLIAKLDELIQQGKDVEDLIVQKIVKEKKELEEKTIEEKCEVVEAPQEEKKQKAPAPSPKAPAKKAKKEEGETIRIDIERVSTLMNLVGELVLDRNRIVKLTSRLNTTQDDTEVIEELSEAIAGMSRSVSDLQEVVMKLRMQPVKRIFSKFPRIVRDLAKKVGKKINLELEGEDTEIDRSILNQLEDPLIHLVRNSIDHGIEPPEERIAKGKPEYGTILLSALQEGDRIIVSIEDDGRGIDPDKVKQKAIEKGLIRPEQAEQMSDKEAFELIFMPGFSTVEKVSDLSGRGVGMDVVANVIHSLRGAIEVESEKDEGTKITMKLPLTVAIIRTLMVGVNNRIFAIPLFSVVEIIKYRPEDIKDVGIYKSLMLRDEVYLFFHLNELFDIESSSENKFVIIINIGEKNIAIAVDNLYGEEEIVIKPLGEMLKDVEGIAGATITGDGKVVLILDIKSLINDKRNDLIGVI; encoded by the coding sequence ATGCATATACAAATAACAGAAGATATGCAAGAGATTTTGGATGAGTTTATACAAGAAGCTGAAGAGATCCTAGAAAATCTCGATCAAGAGCTCATAGAGCTGGAAAATGATCCTACAAACAAAGAGTTACTCAACCAGATTTTTCGGGGTATGCATACCCTTAAAGGTGGAGCAGGTTTTTTAGGCTTAGAAAGTATCATCAATCTTGCCCATATCATCGAAAGTATTTTCGACAAACTTCGCAACGATGAACTCCAGCTCAATTCAGATATGATGGATACGATTTTGGAAGGTATCGATATTATCAAAAACTCTATCGAAACACTCAAAACACAAAATGAGATTCCAGACACACAAGATATTCAAGGCATATTAGATAAACTTAATGATCTTCTTGAAGGAAAAGAAATAACATCAACACAAGAAGAACCTGTAGAAGATGCAGCACCTCAAGCGCAAGAAGATATAACTCAATCACATGATGAAGACCAAGAAGTACCCGTAGCACAGATAGATAAAGAGATTGAAATTGTGTTTCATGAAGATGTAGATCCAGATATCCAAAAACTCATCTTGCAATATCCTGATAAATCTATGATAGAGATCCTCGATGAACTCATATTGCTTCCACCAGAAGAGCGAGATATGGATCTCATCGCAAAACTTGATGAACTCATTCAGCAAGGCAAAGATGTAGAGGATCTCATTGTACAAAAAATTGTAAAAGAAAAAAAAGAGCTTGAAGAAAAAACAATTGAAGAAAAGTGCGAGGTTGTAGAAGCACCTCAAGAAGAAAAGAAGCAAAAAGCTCCAGCACCATCTCCCAAAGCGCCAGCCAAAAAGGCAAAAAAAGAGGAAGGGGAGACGATACGTATCGATATAGAGAGAGTCTCTACACTCATGAATCTGGTGGGAGAACTTGTTTTAGATCGCAACCGTATTGTCAAACTTACATCCAGACTCAACACTACACAAGATGATACAGAAGTTATCGAAGAGCTTAGTGAAGCAATAGCTGGAATGAGTAGAAGCGTCTCAGATTTGCAAGAAGTGGTAATGAAACTGCGCATGCAGCCAGTAAAACGTATTTTTAGTAAATTTCCTCGCATCGTAAGAGATTTGGCAAAAAAAGTTGGCAAAAAAATCAATCTTGAACTCGAAGGTGAAGATACAGAAATCGATAGAAGTATTCTCAATCAGCTTGAAGATCCGCTCATTCACTTGGTACGTAACTCTATCGATCACGGCATAGAGCCACCTGAAGAGCGTATCGCAAAAGGTAAACCAGAATATGGCACAATTTTGCTCTCGGCTCTTCAAGAGGGAGATCGCATCATCGTATCAATTGAGGATGATGGACGTGGAATAGATCCAGATAAGGTCAAACAAAAAGCTATAGAAAAAGGGCTTATTAGACCTGAGCAAGCAGAACAGATGAGTGATAAAGAAGCGTTTGAACTCATTTTTATGCCTGGATTTTCTACAGTGGAAAAGGTAAGCGATTTGAGTGGACGTGGTGTAGGAATGGATGTGGTAGCAAATGTGATTCACTCTTTGCGCGGAGCAATTGAAGTAGAGAGTGAAAAAGATGAGGGAACTAAAATCACTATGAAACTTCCACTTACAGTTGCTATCATACGTACCCTTATGGTGGGCGTTAATAATCGTATATTTGCTATACCACTTTTTAGCGTTGTTGAAATTATTAAATACCGTCCAGAAGATATCAAAGATGTTGGTATTTATAAATCACTTATGCTCAGAGACGAAGTCTATCTCTTTTTTCATCTCAATGAGCTTTTTGATATAGAAAGTAGCAGTGAAAACAAATTTGTCATTATCATCAACATTGGAGAAAAAAATATCGCTATTGCAGTAGATAATCTCTATGGAGAAGAAGAGATTGTTATTAAACCTCTTGGTGAGATGCTCAAAGATGTAGAAGGTATTGCAGGAGCAACTATTACAGGTGATGGAAAAGTGGTACTGATACTTGATATTAAATCTCTTATCAACGATAAACGTAACGATCTCATAGGAGTTATCTAA
- a CDS encoding CZB domain-containing protein, with product MNEGIEKCEVNEKDEVITKLFDAIKTHSVYIMNVAKVLEGYENISLQDFTSCNFGRWFYSGEAFKALKPYGDEVIALLEGTEDLHKKVHNLAFELIRLQKEGRKNEVFEKIEELADTANAIVKELTKIVAIISAKELE from the coding sequence ATGAATGAAGGAATTGAAAAGTGTGAAGTAAATGAAAAAGATGAGGTGATCACAAAACTTTTTGATGCAATTAAAACACATTCAGTCTATATTATGAATGTTGCGAAAGTTCTTGAAGGTTATGAAAATATTTCTCTTCAAGATTTTACATCTTGCAATTTTGGTAGATGGTTCTATTCTGGAGAGGCTTTTAAAGCATTAAAGCCATACGGTGATGAGGTAATAGCGCTCCTTGAAGGCACCGAAGATCTTCATAAAAAAGTACATAATCTTGCTTTTGAATTAATAAGGCTACAAAAAGAGGGTAGAAAAAATGAAGTTTTTGAAAAAATTGAAGAGCTTGCAGACACAGCCAATGCAATTGTAAAAGAACTAACAAAAATAGTAGCAATTATTTCTGCAAAAGAGCTCGAATAA
- a CDS encoding chemotaxis protein CheW, whose translation MNDIEVLGLSETIEEDLKEEQRVIAFLLNKELIGIDIKNIIKITKRLDITPVPKTPEHILGVMNLRGNIVPVVNVKQMLGLPHDKKEEQEFILIIDSAIGNIGLMIDQVVGAITIDDEEILPAPINSIGIDAKYITGVVVTDEEVGDKNLLILLDIEKLFHKSDQENEE comes from the coding sequence ATGAACGACATTGAAGTATTAGGTCTTAGTGAAACAATAGAAGAAGATCTTAAAGAAGAGCAGCGAGTTATTGCTTTTTTACTTAATAAGGAACTTATTGGCATTGATATCAAAAACATTATCAAAATTACAAAGCGTCTTGATATAACTCCTGTACCTAAAACACCAGAGCATATATTAGGAGTGATGAATCTGCGTGGCAATATTGTACCAGTAGTCAATGTAAAGCAGATGCTGGGGCTTCCTCACGACAAAAAAGAGGAACAAGAATTTATCCTTATTATCGATTCAGCTATTGGCAATATCGGACTTATGATTGATCAAGTGGTAGGCGCTATAACAATAGATGATGAAGAGATACTCCCAGCTCCTATCAACTCTATCGGGATTGATGCTAAATATATAACTGGAGTGGTCGTTACTGATGAAGAGGTAGGTGATAAAAACCTTCTCATCCTTCTTGATATTGAAAAACTGTTTCATAAATCTGACCAAGAAAACGAAGAATAA